One segment of Nocardia farcinica DNA contains the following:
- a CDS encoding phage holin has product MYEKNSAIRLVIYSVAGVACGVLMLLGVITADQSDTIMNAVGPAIGTLIAMLAAFNVNRSDSADNAPAASPAEDGPGATVGAFQIRE; this is encoded by the coding sequence ATGTACGAGAAGAATTCGGCTATCCGCCTGGTGATCTACAGCGTCGCTGGTGTTGCGTGTGGTGTGCTTATGCTCCTGGGCGTCATTACCGCCGACCAGTCCGACACCATCATGAACGCGGTCGGACCTGCTATCGGCACTCTGATTGCCATGCTGGCCGCTTTCAACGTGAACCGGTCGGATAGTGCCGACAACGCCCCTGCCGCCTCCCCGGCGGAGGATGGTCCGGGCGCTACGGTCGGCGCTTTCCAAATTCGGGAGTGA
- a CDS encoding DUF7427 family protein, with amino-acid sequence MTAKQAWTLLFSIVVVHEITAKPGELLSEEVDRQLISHRWATIAFGAITAAHLYNLLPRAIDPYHGAGRLVVNLRKRIL; translated from the coding sequence ATGACGGCAAAGCAAGCGTGGACACTGCTGTTCTCGATAGTGGTAGTCCACGAAATCACAGCGAAGCCGGGTGAACTCCTTTCCGAGGAAGTAGATCGGCAACTTATTTCGCACCGGTGGGCAACGATTGCCTTCGGTGCGATCACAGCGGCACATCTGTACAACCTGCTGCCGCGTGCTATTGACCCATACCACGGGGCGGGCCGTCTCGTGGTGAACCTTCGAAAGAGGATTCTTTGA
- a CDS encoding DUF2746 domain-containing protein — protein sequence MIDIPAGAPGWLAALMIVAYVVSQWLQTRGLRASQEEQKQTITEVHEQVANTHDTNLRDDLDAIRDEFRDFRDEHRDFRDEYRKDMASIREHLRDTHGRLRELERPKGI from the coding sequence TTGATCGACATTCCCGCTGGCGCTCCTGGCTGGCTGGCCGCGCTGATGATCGTTGCCTACGTCGTATCGCAATGGCTTCAGACGCGCGGCCTCCGGGCCTCCCAGGAAGAGCAGAAGCAGACAATCACCGAAGTTCACGAGCAGGTAGCGAATACGCACGACACAAATCTTCGGGACGACCTGGACGCGATTCGAGATGAGTTCCGGGATTTCCGGGATGAGCATCGAGACTTCCGAGACGAGTACCGCAAGGACATGGCGAGTATTCGCGAGCACCTTCGAGACACGCACGGTCGTCTACGAGAGTTGGAACGACCGAAGGGGATCTAG
- a CDS encoding deoxycytidylate deaminase: protein MESRQPRRAIPEGASVSRPTWDEYFIGIARAVAARSDCERDKVGAVVVRNHRIRATGYNGAPAGWPGCHTCPRRTSNCTPGSSYDNCIAIHAEANALLHCDREDLIDATLYVTRAPCYACYKLISGAGITRVVTP, encoded by the coding sequence GTGGAGAGCCGCCAACCCCGGCGTGCCATTCCCGAAGGTGCTTCAGTGAGCCGACCGACCTGGGATGAGTACTTTATCGGCATTGCTCGGGCTGTCGCTGCCCGCTCGGATTGCGAGCGGGACAAGGTTGGAGCCGTCGTTGTTCGGAACCACCGAATCCGGGCCACTGGATATAACGGCGCTCCAGCGGGGTGGCCAGGTTGCCACACCTGTCCGCGCCGTACTTCCAACTGCACGCCCGGCAGTTCGTACGATAATTGCATTGCAATCCACGCGGAGGCGAATGCCCTTCTCCACTGTGATCGGGAAGACCTCATTGACGCGACTCTCTACGTAACGCGAGCACCCTGCTACGCGTGCTACAAGCTGATTTCCGGCGCGGGCATTACCCGCGTCGTCACCCCTTAA
- a CDS encoding RNA ligase family protein, with protein sequence MNFDKPKNENYAAVVARVPAVVPIIGRDRIVMIPIFGHTAIVQKGWNVGDLGVFFPAEVQLSHEYASANNMYRHAENNADGTVTGYLEDNRRVKAIKLGGQRSNAIFMPLSSLEVFGIDPADLREGDTFDTINGQEVCRKYVIREPKTATGNQPVTKRPGRVDPRMFPEHLSTASYFRNADQINDADYVYVTQKLHGTSIRVGRTLVNRKLTIRERLARRMGVRVQTTEYDQVYGSRRVTKDANDPNQRHFYKSDIWTQKGRELDGLIPDGFLVFGELVGWTPDGEPIQKGYTYQIPKGQSRLYVYRVATINDQGLTVDLSWPAVREFCAERGLEVVPTLYEGYAMDLDVNDLMDIRYRDAGWRTAVPLDENGTVDEGVVIRREGITPLLLKAKSPAFLEHETKMLDAGTVDLESAVA encoded by the coding sequence TTGAACTTTGACAAGCCGAAAAACGAGAACTACGCGGCGGTTGTCGCCCGAGTGCCCGCCGTCGTCCCGATTATCGGCCGGGACCGAATCGTCATGATTCCGATTTTCGGTCATACCGCCATCGTGCAGAAGGGCTGGAATGTGGGGGACCTGGGGGTTTTCTTCCCCGCAGAGGTCCAGCTCTCCCACGAGTACGCCAGTGCCAACAACATGTATCGGCACGCCGAGAACAACGCAGACGGCACGGTCACCGGGTACCTGGAGGACAACCGCCGGGTGAAGGCGATCAAGCTTGGCGGCCAGCGGTCGAACGCGATTTTCATGCCGCTGTCCTCGCTGGAAGTGTTCGGCATCGACCCGGCCGACCTTCGGGAAGGTGACACCTTCGACACGATCAACGGCCAGGAAGTCTGCCGTAAGTACGTGATCCGGGAGCCGAAAACGGCCACCGGCAACCAGCCGGTCACGAAGCGCCCCGGGCGCGTCGACCCGAGGATGTTCCCCGAGCACCTGAGCACTGCGAGCTACTTCCGCAACGCCGATCAGATCAACGACGCTGATTACGTGTACGTGACGCAGAAGCTTCACGGCACGAGTATCCGAGTCGGCCGAACTCTGGTGAACCGCAAGCTGACGATCCGCGAGCGCCTTGCTCGGCGGATGGGTGTGCGAGTCCAGACCACCGAGTATGACCAGGTGTACGGCTCGCGCCGGGTGACCAAGGACGCGAACGACCCGAATCAGCGGCACTTCTACAAGTCGGATATCTGGACCCAGAAGGGCCGAGAGCTTGACGGTTTGATCCCGGATGGCTTCCTGGTCTTCGGTGAGTTGGTGGGGTGGACACCGGACGGTGAGCCCATCCAGAAGGGCTACACCTACCAGATTCCGAAGGGGCAGAGCCGCCTTTACGTCTACCGCGTGGCAACGATCAACGACCAGGGCTTGACGGTCGATCTGTCGTGGCCCGCCGTCCGCGAATTCTGCGCGGAGCGCGGCCTGGAGGTCGTCCCCACGCTGTACGAGGGCTATGCAATGGACCTCGATGTGAACGACCTCATGGACATCAGGTACCGAGATGCCGGATGGCGGACCGCCGTCCCGTTGGACGAGAACGGAACCGTGGACGAAGGTGTCGTTATCCGTCGTGAGGGCATCACACCGCTTCTGCTGAAGGCGAAGAGCCCGGCGTTTCTGGAGCACGAAACGAAGATGCTCGACGCTGGCACCGTCGACCTGGAGTCGGCAGTGGCGTAA
- a CDS encoding phosphatase domain-containing protein produces the protein MDFPVPPDECKRRNELRRANGGRYVPEKVIDRMAKRYPLRDWKPVTPKFRLDIEPVTGIGSENAYIWDIDGTVAHMTGRSPYDYSRVGEDAEDVYVRALHWGICDGIPDAKHLFVSGRNEECRDVTQHWLAAMGFRVDALLMRKAGDTRDDAVVKLEIFNEHIRDRYTVLGVFDDRDRVVSMWRRLNLKCFQVQPGDF, from the coding sequence GTGGACTTCCCGGTACCGCCCGACGAGTGTAAGCGGCGCAATGAACTGCGCCGGGCAAACGGCGGTCGATACGTCCCGGAGAAGGTCATCGACCGCATGGCGAAGCGGTACCCACTACGCGACTGGAAGCCGGTCACACCCAAATTCCGACTCGATATCGAGCCTGTGACCGGAATCGGCAGCGAGAACGCCTATATCTGGGACATTGACGGGACGGTGGCGCACATGACCGGCCGGAGCCCATACGACTACAGCCGCGTAGGTGAGGACGCCGAGGACGTATACGTCCGGGCTCTTCACTGGGGTATCTGTGACGGAATTCCGGATGCGAAGCACCTTTTCGTGTCTGGTCGTAACGAGGAATGCCGGGACGTTACTCAGCACTGGCTTGCGGCTATGGGCTTCCGGGTCGACGCCCTTCTTATGCGCAAGGCGGGCGATACCCGAGATGACGCGGTGGTGAAGCTCGAAATCTTCAACGAGCACATTCGGGACCGATACACCGTCCTCGGTGTATTCGATGACCGGGACCGGGTTGTCTCAATGTGGCGGCGATTGAATCTGAAGTGCTTCCAGGTTCAGCCAGGGGATTTCTGA
- a CDS encoding helix-turn-helix domain-containing protein has translation MSIAADLGDAAQVTALQDKIEILEREVMEKDAIIRNLSDENTRLKAKTDNRKKLSKRDVALIRRFAKTAGVTHQELADSFEVNRATISRIISGEYHKED, from the coding sequence GTGAGCATTGCAGCTGATCTGGGTGATGCCGCCCAGGTGACCGCGCTTCAGGACAAGATCGAAATCTTGGAGCGGGAAGTAATGGAAAAGGACGCCATCATTCGAAACCTGAGCGACGAGAACACTCGACTGAAAGCCAAGACCGACAACCGTAAGAAGCTCTCGAAGCGGGACGTTGCGCTCATTCGCCGATTCGCCAAGACGGCGGGAGTCACGCACCAGGAGTTGGCCGATTCGTTCGAGGTCAACCGCGCCACCATTAGCCGGATCATCTCCGGTGAATACCACAAAGAGGACTGA
- a CDS encoding phage upper tail fiber protein, with the protein MANRGVPGGYAPLDSSALIPSTYLPSYVDDVVEGSALETFPTTGEGGKIYVAVDTGKIYRWSGSGYVEISPSPGSTDAVPEGSANRYYTDARVTTRVQSMFGTSAGTVCQGNDARLSDSRPPTAHTHPQSEVTGLTTALAGKVGTDGTVLNVVRLTQAAYDALGAGRPSTTLYVIVG; encoded by the coding sequence ATGGCTAACCGTGGCGTGCCCGGTGGGTACGCACCGCTGGACTCGTCGGCGCTGATCCCATCGACCTATCTCCCGTCCTACGTGGACGATGTGGTCGAAGGCTCAGCACTGGAGACCTTTCCGACGACCGGGGAAGGCGGGAAAATCTATGTGGCCGTGGACACCGGCAAGATTTACCGCTGGAGCGGGTCCGGCTACGTCGAAATCTCACCTTCCCCAGGGTCAACAGATGCTGTCCCGGAAGGCAGCGCGAACAGGTACTACACCGATGCTCGCGTGACCACGCGCGTTCAAAGCATGTTCGGCACCTCGGCCGGAACCGTCTGCCAAGGCAACGATGCCCGGCTATCGGACTCGCGTCCGCCGACTGCGCACACGCACCCTCAATCGGAGGTCACCGGGCTCACCACAGCGCTTGCCGGGAAGGTGGGCACTGACGGGACCGTGCTCAACGTCGTTCGGCTGACTCAGGCCGCATACGACGCTTTAGGCGCTGGCCGTCCGTCCACCACGCTCTACGTGATCGTGGGGTGA
- a CDS encoding N-acetylmuramoyl-L-alanine amidase has translation MSKPAFTEIDRMTGGGRSNRTRPPVNFLLHTEEGNSSAEALARYCDGSNGVSYHYTVRDGIVCDVVDTDYASWSVLDANAYTINLCFAGSRASWSRAEWLMRERDIEIAAYLAVQDCRKYGIPTDVIAPPYRRAPGISDHRYVTRVLGIGTHTDVGDGFPWDVFTTYVNKYAGTGESEDELSWGEIIENKEGQKVSREDMIKWIDFRLVRMERMLMAALDQLSGAGVAEAIRDGKAAKFDGFAQGGNRSAYDLQAAIAAKLEVPGTKDMKAA, from the coding sequence ATGTCCAAGCCTGCATTTACCGAAATCGACCGAATGACGGGCGGAGGGCGGAGTAATCGCACCCGCCCACCGGTCAACTTCCTTCTTCACACCGAGGAAGGAAACTCGAGTGCTGAAGCGCTCGCCCGATACTGTGATGGAAGCAACGGAGTCTCATACCACTACACGGTCCGCGACGGCATTGTGTGTGACGTAGTGGATACCGACTACGCGTCGTGGTCCGTCTTGGATGCGAACGCGTACACCATCAATCTGTGTTTTGCCGGGTCGCGTGCAAGCTGGTCGCGTGCTGAATGGCTCATGCGGGAACGCGATATCGAGATTGCCGCGTACCTAGCCGTCCAAGATTGCCGGAAATACGGCATCCCAACAGACGTTATCGCGCCGCCCTATAGGCGAGCGCCGGGCATTTCCGATCACCGATACGTGACCCGGGTTCTAGGTATCGGGACCCATACAGACGTAGGCGACGGATTCCCCTGGGACGTTTTCACCACCTACGTGAACAAGTACGCCGGTACTGGCGAAAGTGAGGATGAATTGAGCTGGGGCGAAATTATCGAAAACAAGGAGGGCCAGAAGGTCAGCCGTGAGGACATGATTAAGTGGATTGACTTCCGCTTGGTTCGTATGGAACGAATGCTTATGGCTGCCCTGGATCAACTCAGCGGTGCTGGCGTCGCAGAGGCCATTCGAGACGGTAAGGCTGCGAAGTTCGACGGATTCGCACAAGGCGGAAATCGGTCTGCCTACGACCTCCAAGCGGCCATTGCCGCGAAGCTCGAAGTTCCCGGAACCAAGGATATGAAGGCGGCCTAG
- a CDS encoding DNA polymerase, which translates to MKTYPYKIGRETVTARVVENAADVEAFRTWLDQEMARGPIGVDSETTGLATYSGDRLRTVQFGTDTDGWVLPVERSATLRVLAADYLRRIPRMILHNASFDLAVFDQHLGVPMREMWPRVTDTRILAHLVDPRGQEEGGTGHGLEQLVRVHISPEVAEEVKGLMTRLAKEHKTTKANIWSVIDLDHPDFNRYGGMDPVLAVRLCRKLDPMVPPESRHLIEYEHRLAEICSEMERTGFLLDLEYTKGLSARLRAEEEEAAFHALAFFGVESVNSTEQVADALEDLGVKIPGRTTTGKRKVDKALLESIATDDPPIGSPAHLAAAVIEAKRARKWRTTWIDGFLSGADSAGRVHPSINHLRARTARMSITGIPAQTLPSGDWMVRRCFIADPGQTIVSVDYKAQELRVLAALSGDPTMREAFATDADLHQMTADASGVDRKIGKMVNFAYVYGSGPRNIAEQGGITVAVAKRVIEGFEARYPRVKDLSVKLQAEARQTGRIITPTGRRLPVDRDRAYSALNYMIQSTSRDVTCRGLIRLHDAGFTPYLRLPVHDEVVASVPITKAEWGAREIARLMRMNFRGVDIDTDPEVYGPSWGHGYMKG; encoded by the coding sequence TTGAAGACCTACCCGTATAAGATCGGACGAGAGACGGTCACCGCGCGGGTAGTCGAGAACGCGGCGGACGTAGAGGCGTTCCGCACGTGGCTAGATCAGGAGATGGCCCGTGGCCCGATCGGAGTCGACTCCGAGACCACGGGCCTTGCCACGTACAGCGGGGACCGCCTCCGCACAGTCCAGTTCGGGACTGATACGGACGGGTGGGTCCTGCCCGTGGAGAGATCGGCAACTCTCCGGGTGCTCGCAGCGGACTACCTCCGCCGCATCCCGAGAATGATCCTCCACAACGCCAGTTTCGACCTTGCCGTCTTCGACCAGCACCTAGGCGTGCCGATGCGGGAAATGTGGCCCAGGGTCACCGATACCCGCATCCTTGCTCATCTGGTCGATCCCCGGGGCCAGGAGGAAGGCGGCACCGGCCACGGCCTAGAACAACTTGTGCGGGTCCACATTTCGCCGGAGGTGGCCGAAGAGGTCAAGGGCCTGATGACTCGCCTTGCCAAAGAGCACAAGACCACGAAGGCGAATATCTGGTCTGTGATCGACCTTGATCATCCAGATTTCAACAGATACGGCGGTATGGACCCTGTTCTAGCCGTAAGGCTGTGCCGCAAGCTCGACCCGATGGTCCCGCCCGAGTCTCGACACCTCATCGAATACGAGCACCGACTAGCCGAAATCTGTTCTGAGATGGAGCGGACCGGCTTCCTGTTGGACCTGGAGTACACCAAGGGCCTCTCGGCCCGGCTCCGGGCCGAGGAAGAAGAGGCCGCTTTTCACGCACTGGCGTTCTTCGGAGTCGAGTCCGTCAACTCCACGGAGCAAGTAGCGGACGCTCTCGAAGACCTGGGGGTGAAGATTCCCGGTCGGACGACGACCGGTAAACGCAAGGTGGATAAAGCCCTTCTGGAATCCATTGCAACCGACGATCCTCCGATCGGGAGTCCCGCCCATCTCGCGGCCGCCGTGATTGAAGCCAAGCGGGCAAGGAAGTGGCGAACCACTTGGATTGACGGGTTCCTGAGCGGCGCGGACAGCGCCGGGCGTGTACACCCGAGCATCAACCATCTTCGCGCCCGCACGGCGCGAATGTCGATCACCGGTATTCCGGCCCAGACGCTTCCTAGTGGCGATTGGATGGTCCGGCGATGCTTCATCGCGGACCCGGGACAAACGATTGTCTCCGTCGACTACAAGGCTCAGGAATTGCGCGTTCTCGCGGCGCTTTCCGGTGACCCGACGATGAGGGAGGCATTCGCTACCGACGCTGACCTACACCAGATGACCGCCGACGCGTCGGGTGTGGATCGCAAGATCGGAAAGATGGTGAACTTCGCCTACGTCTACGGCTCTGGACCGAGGAACATCGCTGAGCAAGGCGGTATCACGGTCGCGGTCGCTAAACGGGTGATCGAGGGATTCGAAGCGCGGTACCCGCGCGTAAAGGACCTCTCGGTGAAGCTCCAGGCGGAGGCCCGGCAGACGGGCCGGATCATCACGCCGACCGGTCGTCGGCTCCCGGTCGACCGAGACCGGGCGTACTCGGCGCTGAACTACATGATCCAGAGCACTTCGCGGGACGTGACGTGCCGGGGCCTGATCCGCCTACACGACGCCGGGTTTACCCCGTACCTACGCCTACCCGTACACGACGAAGTAGTCGCATCGGTCCCCATCACAAAAGCGGAGTGGGGCGCGCGGGAAATCGCGCGGCTGATGCGGATGAATTTCCGGGGTGTCGACATCGACACGGACCCTGAAGTGTACGGGCCGTCCTGGGGACATGGCTATATGAAAGGCTGA
- a CDS encoding LtfC-like domain-containing protein, with protein sequence MAGRKIKAEKLYLIVNDDFEIVYTWKVNGVPAPYPTGHELYYQFQNGTDGDWSGGTKWPFTITGSTAYCRVESEAARAAIEDRTPYQLIFKHTDETPSLDRVLLQGKVEWVVP encoded by the coding sequence ATGGCTGGACGTAAGATCAAAGCCGAAAAACTGTATCTGATCGTCAATGACGATTTCGAGATCGTCTATACGTGGAAGGTGAACGGCGTTCCCGCGCCGTATCCTACCGGCCACGAACTGTATTACCAGTTCCAGAACGGCACGGATGGCGATTGGTCCGGGGGGACCAAGTGGCCGTTCACCATCACCGGGAGCACGGCGTATTGCCGTGTCGAGTCCGAAGCGGCGCGAGCCGCCATCGAGGACCGGACGCCGTATCAACTGATATTCAAGCACACGGATGAAACCCCGTCCCTCGACCGGGTGCTGCTACAAGGAAAAGTCGAATGGGTGGTGCCGTAG
- a CDS encoding SLOG family protein produces MSDGPPWVVLVTGSRLLQDYRPVWAALDARYNFCLVRGYRMVVRHGACESGADKHASDWCANMGALVDEERHPADWRNCVPECNHAPRFRWDGQMYCPAAGNYRNDRMVRLGANECLAFPRGKSTGTRDCMTRAIEERIPVLEL; encoded by the coding sequence GTGAGCGATGGACCACCGTGGGTGGTCCTCGTCACCGGTTCTAGGCTACTCCAGGATTATCGGCCCGTCTGGGCCGCTCTAGACGCCCGATACAACTTTTGCCTTGTCCGGGGTTATCGGATGGTTGTTCGGCACGGAGCGTGCGAATCAGGGGCCGATAAACACGCCTCTGACTGGTGCGCCAATATGGGCGCACTGGTGGACGAGGAAAGACACCCGGCAGACTGGCGGAACTGTGTCCCAGAGTGCAATCACGCGCCACGGTTCCGCTGGGACGGCCAGATGTACTGTCCTGCGGCAGGAAACTACCGCAATGACCGCATGGTGAGGCTGGGCGCTAACGAGTGTCTAGCGTTCCCGCGAGGAAAATCTACAGGGACCCGTGACTGTATGACACGGGCGATAGAGGAGAGAATCCCAGTATTAGAACTCTAA
- a CDS encoding recombinase family protein — protein sequence MAATSLRALVGARVSVLKGAEKVSNLAQIGTGSSWVVSRGHRIVGTFEDLDVSADKYTPFDRPDLGRWLTDERAHEWDMLVFSKVDRAFRSIRDTVDLARWIEARKKILVFAEDGMVLNYRDDVDSFERMMSEFFIMVASFFAQMELNRFKSRAKDAHRIIRQTDRWANGVPPYGFWTAPHPSGKGRCLVPDPEGRRVLREVIAPRLLAGDSFSSIVAHLNATGVLTNMNRAKVEAGREPKADPWTVTNLRDMLTSLRTQGIKMSQGKPVLTEDGSMIRLADPTFDDETWTRIQEAVAARSHSGKRRVNSPNPLLSVGFCGKCGSNLSHQVQQNVPGGKEFRYYRCQKCKLRTRADEAEFLLEELFIETYGQQAVTRRIFVPGSDNSRELEEVEAAIKRLRMESDAGLITTEEDQNLYMTRLSSLVGRRNALQANPVVAPTWREETTGETNAEVWARSSQEERRKLLQERGIRFVLHPGKRWELVDIMGEKIT from the coding sequence ATGGCAGCCACATCACTCCGCGCGCTGGTCGGCGCGCGTGTCTCCGTCCTGAAGGGCGCGGAGAAAGTCAGCAACCTAGCACAGATCGGCACCGGGTCAAGTTGGGTCGTGTCTCGAGGACACCGTATCGTCGGTACGTTCGAAGACCTGGACGTGTCGGCGGACAAGTACACCCCGTTTGATCGTCCAGACCTGGGCCGGTGGCTGACCGATGAGCGCGCCCACGAGTGGGACATGCTCGTCTTCTCGAAGGTCGACCGGGCGTTTCGATCCATCCGGGACACGGTGGACCTTGCTCGCTGGATCGAAGCGCGGAAGAAGATTCTTGTCTTTGCCGAGGACGGGATGGTCCTCAACTACCGCGACGACGTGGACAGTTTCGAGCGTATGATGTCTGAGTTCTTCATCATGGTTGCGAGTTTCTTCGCACAGATGGAACTGAACCGTTTCAAATCCAGGGCCAAGGATGCTCACCGCATCATCCGGCAAACGGACCGATGGGCGAACGGCGTACCGCCGTACGGGTTTTGGACCGCCCCGCACCCGTCCGGTAAGGGTCGGTGCTTGGTCCCGGACCCGGAGGGGCGGCGAGTCCTCCGGGAGGTCATCGCGCCCCGATTGCTCGCCGGAGACTCCTTTTCGTCCATCGTGGCCCATCTCAACGCGACAGGCGTCTTGACGAACATGAACCGGGCGAAGGTGGAGGCCGGAAGGGAGCCGAAGGCTGATCCCTGGACTGTGACGAATCTCCGTGACATGCTGACTTCCCTTCGTACCCAGGGAATCAAGATGTCCCAGGGCAAGCCGGTGCTGACCGAAGACGGGTCGATGATCCGCCTTGCTGATCCGACTTTTGATGACGAGACGTGGACGCGAATCCAGGAAGCCGTTGCGGCCCGGTCCCACTCAGGCAAGCGCCGCGTGAACAGTCCTAACCCGTTACTCAGCGTTGGATTCTGCGGAAAGTGCGGTAGCAATCTCTCGCACCAGGTCCAGCAGAACGTTCCGGGAGGCAAGGAATTCCGGTACTACCGGTGCCAGAAGTGCAAGCTTCGAACCCGTGCCGATGAGGCGGAATTTCTACTAGAGGAACTATTTATCGAGACGTACGGACAGCAGGCGGTCACCCGTCGAATCTTTGTCCCCGGGTCGGACAACTCGCGAGAGCTGGAAGAGGTTGAAGCAGCCATAAAGCGATTGCGAATGGAATCCGACGCCGGACTCATCACAACCGAGGAAGACCAGAATCTCTACATGACCCGTCTTTCGTCTCTCGTTGGCCGCAGGAACGCCTTGCAGGCCAATCCGGTAGTTGCACCTACCTGGAGGGAGGAAACGACCGGAGAGACGAACGCTGAAGTGTGGGCGCGGTCCTCCCAGGAAGAGCGGAGGAAGCTACTCCAGGAACGCGGTATCCGGTTCGTCCTCCACCCCGGCAAGCGTTGGGAACTGGTAGACATCATGGGCGAGAAGATCACATAG